The genomic stretch ACGGTGGACGCGCCGCCCAACGAAATGGGCCGCATCATGGTGCTGGAGTACCACCGCACCGGCAGCCCCGAGGGCGAGTTCGTCCGCACGCTGGCCAACTTCCGCAAGGACCTGGAGTCGCTGTACGCGGCCGGGTTCCGCCCGGTGACCATGCGCCAGGTGATGGAGGGGAACATCGACATCCCCGCCGGCACCTCGCCCGTGGTCTTTACGCTGGACGACGCCACCCGCGGCCAGTTCTATCACACGGCCGCCGGCGAAGTGGACCCCAACACCATGGTGGGGAGCTTTGAGGCGTTCAAGCGGCAGAACCCGGCGTGGGGCACGGCGGGGATGGTGATGTGCATTCTTCCCGCGGCCGCGCACCCGTCCAACTTCTTTGGCGAAACGCCCGACAAGGGAACGCCGCGCGCCCAGCGTGAGGCCACCATCCGCAAGAAGATGGAGTTTCTGCTGCAGAACAACTACGAGATCTGCAACCACACGCTCTACCACGCCCGTCTGGACCGCGCCAGCAACACGCAGCAGGCCATGGACTGGATCGGCATCGGCGAAGACAGCATCAAGGCGTACCTGCCGGCGGACTACGACATCGTGACCTTTGCGCTGCCGCTGGGCATGTGGCCGCGCGAGCACTCGGCGGCGTGGCAGGGCACCTACCGCGACGGCAAGCGCTACGAGAACCGCGTGGTGCTGGAAGTGTCGGGCGGGCCCAACGTGTCGCCCTTCGACAACCGGTGGGACGGGCACTCGGTGGACCGCTTCATCGTGGCCCCGGGCGCGCTGGAGCGGCAGCTGGAGCGGTGGAAGGCTGACCCGACCAACCGGTACATTTCCGACGGCGACCCGCGGACGGTGAGCTACCCGGCCAGCATGGCGCAGTACGTGGCGCGCGACCGCCTGGGCGGGCGCACCGCGCGCGAAGTGGCGGGCGCACCGGCGGCGGCTCCCGCGGCGGGCGCGCAGCCCGCGGGCGCGGCGGCTCCGGCGGCCGGCGCGCGCCGCTGAGGCGGGCGGTCCGGGGAAAGCTCCGGACCGCGGTTGTAAGCTGATAGAGGACAAGTACTTCCGCTTTTGCGGATTCGGGGGTTGCCGGGTTGTCGCACGGTCGGGGAATGGTTATCTTGATCGCGGCGATACGGCACCCCATCGACCGGAGCAGCTCGGGCACGGACCGAGACCCCGGGTGCCGGGTAGACGCAGTTTCGCGGACTGCCCCACTTTCACGGACACAGGGAGTCTCCCATGCCTTTCGGACTTGGTTTCGGCGAGCTGGTTCTCATCTTCGGCGTCATGCTTCTCCTGTTCGGCGCCAAGCGCCTGCCGGAGCTTGCCACGGGCATGGGCAAGGGCATCCGCGACTTCAAGCGGGCCATCAACGGGCTTGATGAGCAGTCGATCGCCGGCGCTCCGCAGCAGAACTACCTGCAGGCGAACCCGGTTGCCCCCTCCGCGCTGGCCGATACCGTTCCGGCCACGGTCGAGGGCGAGCCCAAGCGCCTGTAATCAGCGCTGGTTGATCCTGATGGATCGAGCGGCCCCCGGCATTCGCGCCGGGGGCCGCTTTTTCTTATTCCCCCACCTCCGCGCACTGGTTTCACGCGGAGGACGCGGGGGTGGCGGAGGAACGCGGGGGAAAAGAGAGGGGCGGCCCCATTCACGGGGCCGCCCTCTCATCATCCACCTATTCCCCATTCCCTATTCCCTCGCCGTTACTGCCCCTCGTACTGCGGCGCATCCGGCTGCTGCCCATGCTCCTGCGTGGCGCGCAGGCTCTTGAGCCGCGCCGACACCTTGGCCACCCGGCTTCCCAGGTTGCGCGCGGTCAGCAGTTCGCGCTCCTCCGGCTGCCGCGAGCCGTCGCCGCCCGCCATCGTTCCCGGGCCGTACGGCGAGCCGCCGATGCCGTCCGTGGTAAGGATGTGCGGGTTCTGCCCGTACGGCGTGCCCACGAAGATCATCCCCAGATGCAGCAGCGGCACCAGGCCGGTGATGATCGTGGTCTCCTGCCCGCCGTGAATGGTCGCCGTGCTGGTGAAGATGCCGGTCGCCTTGTCTTCCAGCTCGCCGTTGGCCCAGAGCGCGCCGGTGGTGTCCAGAAACTGCTTCACCTGCGCGGGCATGTTGCCGTAGCGCGTGGGCATTCCCCAGATGATGCCGTCCGCCCAGCGCAGGTCGTCGTGCGTGACCTCGGGAATGGAAGCCTGCGCCTCCTGCGCCTTGTTGTACCATTCCTGGCCGCTCATGGCGCGCCGCGCTTCTTCCAGTTCGGGAATGCGCATCACGCGCACCTCGGTTCCACTCTCGCTACGCGCGCCCTCGGCCACGGACTGCGCCATGGTGGCGGTGTGTCCGTAGGAGCTGTAGTACGCGATCAGTACGTTGGTCGCCATCGGCTCTCCTCCTCTTCCGGGTTCTTCCCGTCCGGGCCGCGCGCCCGGACGCGGACTTCTACCGCGGCTCGCTGCGCCGCGCCCTTCGCATCAGCCGCTGCAGCTGCCGCATCTCCACCTCCGGCACGCCCTCGAAGACGGCGTCCAGCTCCGCCTCCACCCGCGGAACCGCGCGCAGGGCCAGGGCGCGTCCCTCATCCGTGAGCTGCACGCGGACCGCGCGCGCATCCGCGGGGTCGGGGCCGCGCCGCGCCAGGCCGGCATCCTCCAGCCGCGACACCAGGCCGGTCACGTTTCCCTCCGTCACCAGCAGCCGGTCGCTCAGTTCGCCCATCCGAGGCCCGCACTCCGGCGAGCGTACCAGCGTGGCCAGCACGTCGAACTGCGGCACCGACAATCCCACTTCCGCCAGCGCGCGTGCCTGCCTGCGCGACACGTGGCGGTACGTGCGCGCGAGCGAAACCCACAGGCGGGTGGCGGGCGGAATGGGGCGATCGGGCATGCACAACTCCTTTAGATGTAAAGCATCGCAAGCGACGTTCCGCCCCTGTATCTCCATCGACGCGGTCCGTCGGACGCTGATGGGCTGCGTCCACCACGCGCATGTCGGCCAACCCACGGACCTGTCTGGTTCGGCGGAGAACGGAGACGCTCCCCGTTTGTCATCCTGAGCGAGCGGCGACACTTCTCTGTCCGGATGCGCCGCCCCGTGCAGCGAGTCGAAGGATCTTGCCACATCCTGCGCCACGAGCACCGGGCTTCGAGTCTGAACCGTTCCCCACCTGCCGGGCACTCCGCTTCTTCCGTGGCAAGATCCTTCGGCTACGCGCCATGGATCGGGGGTCGGAAAGCCCGTGCGGCGCTTCGCTCAGGATGACAGAATGCGCCGCGAGGCGCATCGCTCGAGAAGGTGCGCTGCGGCGCGGCAGCGGCGGAGAGCCGACACGGCCCCCTACGGAGTCAGCCGGCCGCCTTCCAGATCGAGCAGCGCCGCACGGACGTCGGCGGGAAGGGCCGTCTTGCGGCCGGAAGCGTAGTCGTACGCCACCAGCACGCCGCCGCCGACCGCCGCCACGTCGTTCATCCCCCGGCTTACGACGCGGTAGTCGTGCGTGAACCGGTCTTCCCCCAGCTCCGTCGTCCGCGCGCCCACGACGAGCGTGTCGGGATAGGTGACGGGACGGCGGTAGCGCGCCTGCGCGGACTGCAGAATCGGCCCCACCATCCGCCCCTCGCCCAGTTCGCGGAACCCGATGCGCTGCAGGTACGGGATGCGCGCGTTCTCAAAGTAGGTAAAGAAGACCGCGTGGTTCACGTGGCGAAAGTAGTCCATCTCCGCCCACACCACCGGGACCTCCACCACCACGGGAAACTCGGCCCGCAGCAGCGCTTCCGCGTCGTTCTCCATGGATGCCGTCGTGTTGCTCATGTGGGGCGGATAAGGGAAGCGGCGGCGCCCAGTCCGGCCGCGCGCCCGGTGGACCACGCCCAGCAGAAGTTGTAGCCGCCGATCGGCCCGAAGCAGTCCAGAATCTCGCCGCAGAGGAACAGGCCGGGCGCCACGCGGCTTTCCATCGTGCGCGGATCCACCTCGGCCAGCGGCACGCCGCCGCCGGTCACCTCCGCCTTCTTGTATCCCTCATCTCCCGTCCAGGGAAGGGGATAGCGCGCCAGCACCTCCACCAGCCGCGCGCGCTCGTCCCGGCGAAGCTGCGACCGTGTGCGCTCCGGATCGATTCCGGCCTCGTACAGCAGCTGGTCCGCCAGTCGCTGAGGCAGCCGCCGGCGCACCAGCGCGCCGATCGCACCCGGCCCCGGCTCGCGCAGCAGCGCTTCCCACGCGGCGGCGTCCATCTCCGTCCACTGCGCCAGGACGGGCACGCGCCGCGCCGGATCGCCACCGGAGCGCACGGCGAGGTGCGAAACGTTCAGGACGGACGGCCCGCTGTACCCGCGGTGCGTGAACAGAAAGCCGCCGCTCGCCCGCAGACTCCCCTTGTCCAGCGGTGCCTCGAGCGTGACCTCCAGC from Longimicrobium terrae encodes the following:
- a CDS encoding Sec-independent protein translocase subunit TatA/TatB — encoded protein: MPFGLGFGELVLIFGVMLLLFGAKRLPELATGMGKGIRDFKRAINGLDEQSIAGAPQQNYLQANPVAPSALADTVPATVEGEPKRL
- the wrbA gene encoding NAD(P)H:quinone oxidoreductase; the protein is MATNVLIAYYSSYGHTATMAQSVAEGARSESGTEVRVMRIPELEEARRAMSGQEWYNKAQEAQASIPEVTHDDLRWADGIIWGMPTRYGNMPAQVKQFLDTTGALWANGELEDKATGIFTSTATIHGGQETTIITGLVPLLHLGMIFVGTPYGQNPHILTTDGIGGSPYGPGTMAGGDGSRQPEERELLTARNLGSRVAKVSARLKSLRATQEHGQQPDAPQYEGQ
- a CDS encoding MarR family winged helix-turn-helix transcriptional regulator, whose protein sequence is MPDRPIPPATRLWVSLARTYRHVSRRQARALAEVGLSVPQFDVLATLVRSPECGPRMGELSDRLLVTEGNVTGLVSRLEDAGLARRGPDPADARAVRVQLTDEGRALALRAVPRVEAELDAVFEGVPEVEMRQLQRLMRRARRSEPR
- a CDS encoding acyl-CoA thioesterase, whose product is MSNTTASMENDAEALLRAEFPVVVEVPVVWAEMDYFRHVNHAVFFTYFENARIPYLQRIGFRELGEGRMVGPILQSAQARYRRPVTYPDTLVVGARTTELGEDRFTHDYRVVSRGMNDVAAVGGGVLVAYDYASGRKTALPADVRAALLDLEGGRLTP